The following proteins come from a genomic window of Leguminivora glycinivorella isolate SPB_JAAS2020 chromosome 6, LegGlyc_1.1, whole genome shotgun sequence:
- the LOC125227528 gene encoding uncharacterized protein LOC125227528: MDTTKRHATAAQVSALMDYMQEHSEVAKGMSSGLEREDIEAQWRDLTSMLNSMGGAVKSTEKWKQTWRDLKSNTKKRALKHQQSLCDTSVGPSSDNLNADGQNSDGDYMPPKKDLLHLMKKF; encoded by the exons ATGGATACTACAAAGAGACATGCAACCGCCGCCCAAGTGTCGGCACTGATGGACTACATGCAAGAGCATTCAGAAGTGGCGAAGGGCATGAGTTCAGGTCTTGAGCGGGAAGACATAGAAGCTCAGTGGCGAGACCTCACATCAATGCTCAATTCTATGGGCGGAGCTGTTAAATCTACGGAGAAGTGGAAACAG ACATGGAGAGACCTGAAATCAAACACAAAGAAGCGGGCCCTGAAACATCAGCAGTCCCTTTGTGACACTAGTGTAGGGCCCAGCTCCGATAACTTAAatgctgatggtcagaacagtGATGGTGACTACATGCCACCAAAAAAAGATTTG CTTCATTTGATGAAGAAATTCTAA